TCAGCTTCGCGTTGACCTGGGCGTCCACGTCGCCACGCCCGCTCCCGGCGTGCACCGGCGTGACGCGCACCTTCCTGATGCCGGCGCCGCGCCCacgcggccgcgctctcgccgccAGCGCCTCGCTCGCGCGCACCGCCATGGCCGCCATGTCGGCGCTCGACATGGGCCGGCCGAGCATCGCCTGGGGGAGCACGAAGTATATCTGGCCGGGACGGAGCAGCTCGCCGCCGCCGAGCGCCGGCACGTCCTCGTCGAAGTAGAGCGCGTCGGAGCTGCACAGGAAGAAGGGACCGCCCGCGCCGGCATTGCCTGGGCCGAGGACGTCGGAGACGCTgacgggggaggaggaggaggtggcgaaCTCCGTGAGCGAGCCGTCGGCGGCGATGACGCGGGCCGACGACGGCTGCTGCTGGGGCGCGACGCTGCTCCGGTGGTTGTGAGAGAGACCTGATCCCATCCACAGTTTTTTGAATACAGGCGGAATGGCTTTGGTGTTTGGTGACGACGGGACGCGGAAAGACGCTGTATATATAGACGACGCGCCGAACGTGGACGACAGTAGGAGTCCAGGGACAAGGGTTTAATTGGAAACGAATTGCTGTCATGTCTTTTACACGTCGCTCCCTTGCTTTTGGTGTTATTGTGAGCTTGTTGGCCTTCTCGATTCTCAGTTTCTCATGGTGACGGAATGAGGACTCCTTTCTTTATTATTGCCAAAGCAATCTTGGTTTCTGCCACTTAAATGTTGCAAATAGTGCCTGAGTATAACTGTATAAGGATACTTGTACTATAATATTTCTCATCTATATGAGAATTAGACACATCCTAGTTTGTTCTTCGAAACCCGGCAAATAACATTTTCACTTAGAGAGCAAATGGTGTGATCGCGGCAAACTTTTCATACAAAAATGTACAAATGATCATGTTGACGTGGAAACCGGACATAAACGTTTGGTTCCTGGGTATATATACTATGTAAAAAAAATTGTAATTACAAAAAGTCATAAAAattgatttttttaaataataaacTTGACCTTCTATTGTATTGGTGTAAAAAGGTTAGTCAAGGAAAAATTCCATGGTATTGTTGGTGGAAAAACGAAATAAACACTATATAGAAGTTACTATTCACATTTTTTTGTCCTTgagatcccccccccccccccccccccccccgcgcgcgcgcgCGAAGTCAACAAGAATTTTTTCCCTCACAAAACATTTTAGGTTTTTTTTGAGGGTGAAAGAATTGTATTACTCAACTCACCAAGTCCTTACAATCATCAGCCATCAGCAGGTAGCGCTAGAGACTCATCAGGGCCAGAACCTACCCAAGTCATGGTTCTCCCTTCAATACGAGAAAAATTAGCTAGACTATCACTAACTCTATTTTGTGAGTGAGCTACATGAGTAATACAACAATCATGAAGATTCATAAGATACCTAATCTCCTTGGTAAGTGAAGTAAAAATCGATCTATCTGTTTCCTTCGCCTGGATAAGCTTGACTGCAACAATTGAATCCATCTCAATGATAATTGGAAGATCACTTCTCTGAATGGCAAACGAAAGGCCCTCCATGCATGCGCACAATTTAGGCATAACAGAAGGTCAAGTTTATTTCAGACTGTTTTAGAATTTTTgactttttttttcaaattgcTATTTTTTCTTTCATATCAAGTGTATATACACCTAGGAACCAAGAGAGTATTTCATTGCAGAAACCGGCCAATAGACTAATTGCAAAGATAAAGAGAACACATGCATTCCAATTAACGGAAGATGAAGCCAATCAAAATTCTACTGGATCCGCTTCTGATGTAAACGATAGTCCACTTCTATTCTTCAATTATATGATAACAAGCATTATGTATTATCATAGGATTTTCTAGACGGCATCTGGATGTGGGATGAACACAATGCCTCGTAGTAGCTGTCTCCACCCTGCAACAGACAAGATACGTAAAAATGTACAAAGCACCGGAATCATCTCATGAAGTTCTACCattaggcctcctttggttcatggGATAGGAATGTTATAGAAtaggaaaatcataggaagtgagatgacatgcatctcaattccatagagaaagagatgtcatttgatgcataggataggaatttttccattgagtctaagCTAATGTTTTTATTTTCCTTCAAAATGTGAAGGATTGATTCCTATCCTAAATAGGAATAGGAATCCATTCCAACAAACCAATGGACTTCAAAGGAATTTTTCCTTTGCAATTCTATCCTATAgcattcctataaaattcctacaaaccaaaggaggccttagTTTATTTTTTCGGGAAAAGCTCTATCATTAGTTAATGTATAATAAAGTCAGCCTAGCCAGCAAATATATTTTGTTTCCAAGTCAACCTTGCGAATTTTACTATAGTTTATTTATTTCATTCATAGTCAAACTACAAATTTGCCTAGCCTCTCCCCCAAGAAAGAAAGACACCTGCTTCATCGTGTAAAATAGCAGTTCCGAAGGGGCCGGGTCGCAAAGTCTCCAGGGACGAAGAAGCGCGAGCAAAAACCAACGTCCAACCACGGCCAGCTAGGGTGCTGGGGTTGGGGCGTGGGCGCTGACGCGGCGGCGAACCGAACGCATCGCCGCACCTTGTTTTCGGATATATGTACGCACTGTCATACATACGGCCTACTCCCACGTATACTAGGTATAAAATATTTTTTCGGAAACTATTTTTTTCCTCTTAAATTGCCGTGCGTTTCGCTCGGTCCGCGTGAGTGACTCACGCACGGAACCGCGGGTTCTCTCTCTTTTCCTTCGCTGCACCGCACGCCGCTGCTGCCGCAGTGCCTGGCGCTTTGCGCTGTTGCAGGCTGGGTGCGGCGCGCTGTGCGCCCCGCGCCGCGGCACTGCCGGTCGGCCGCCAGAGCTGGTGCGCGCTCCACCTCCACTAGCGCGTATCGTGTTCGTATCAGGTATCAGCCTACGCGACGCGACGGGTTTCCCTTTCACTTTCCGGCCGGCTTCTCCTGTTTCCGGACGAAGGAATGCCATGCATGCAGATGCGGTGCGGTGGTGCTACTGCCTGGCCGCGCCGCATTTGTCAACTTGTGCCACGATCAGTACAGAGGATATGCGGTGCGGCGTTGTAGCTCGCTGGTACTCCTACTAGCTATGGCCGGGCTGGAGGTCACTGCCTGTAAACCGTGTGCCGCGCAAAACCTACGGGGAGAGACAAGCGGAAAGCACGGGACGATTGTCTTCGTGTATATCTCCTCCGCCTCCGGGTGGGTTTTCTTCTTCGTGCGCAAGCTACCTGTGCAGGGCAGCAGGGGTCATTGGAGTACAGTGTGCATCTCCCGCATTTTGTTTTTAATGATTTACAGTGCATTGGATCGAGGGCCGTGAGATCGCGCGAAATCCTGGTACCACGTGCAGTGAGGCTTGATCGATCTTGGGTCGCCAGGACAGAACGGAATTACGAACTATTAGCGTACGTCGATCGCCTCGTGCTCCCTGTCCCGATCGATCGTTGACTACAATCATCACAGACAACCTACCGCGGCTGTAGCGGATCGGTGGGCGAACGAAGCAGGTTTCTTGGCATGGTCTTCATGCTCCCGATCGATCATTCCACGTTTTTGTCGTTGCCAACATAGAGGGTCCAGTCCAGTGTTCGATTAAAGGCAACAATAAAATAATAAACCCTACCCGTACGTACGTACTCCTATCGTCGTACGTTTCTTTCCCACCTGGGGCATGGGCTGCAGGTGTGACCCGGCCGTGCTTCCAAGATGTACTACTGTCCGTACTCCGCATGTACGCGCACGGATCACACCCTTCACACTTTTTATTTAGTCGTACTccttccgttcctaaatatagagTATAAGTCTTTATAGAGATTTCATTATGGacaacatacggatgtgtatagatgcattttagagtgtCGATTCATTCATTTTACTTCGTATGTGGTACATAGTAGAATCTCTTTAAAAACAAACTTACAGGAGTAGTTAGGAACGGAGGAACTAGATGTCTGTGCTTGCACGTACGGCGTCGTCCTACTGGAGGTGGTACACTACGAATGGTATTTCTCGACCTGCCTGCCGTGAGCCGTAACAAGGACCGCGGACCAACGCCGTATGTACGGTACGGCGCACCCTAGCAGTGCACAGAAACTGAAAGTTCAAAAGCTGCGTCTCTTCCAACACCGTCTTGATTGCGGGTTTATCTATCAGTTTAGTGATAACAGTGGTGAAAGAGATCGATGCAACGGGACTCACGTGAAACTCCAGGATAGATCAAAGTGGAGCCCTGTCATGTCTCCTGCTGCCGGTGGACGTGACCACATGCTCTGAAACCGCACTCGACCGCACCAAAGTTTATCGCTCGCTGCCTCCGCCTCCAAAATTGATCAATTCCCCAGCTTCCTTCGCGTCGTTCCTACGCCGATTTTAAAACAAAATTCAAATCAATCCTCAACCCAAACACGGTTCTGCAACATGCTGAATTGCTGATGCAAGCAGACCAGCGCCCATTCTGGAGTATGTTGTACTAGTAACTAATTAGGGTTGATCTCTATCAGAAAATGTTATCACCAGCGCCGCGGCCGGCAGACAGTGACATCAACGGTTGTGAACTCTCAAGCCTGACGGCTCCTGTTGGGAACCACACCTTTCAGGGGACACAGCATCGATCCCATCCCATGGTCTTTTTTTTTTCTTGCGAAGTGATGCCCACCCCCAGGACATGGTCTGCGTCCCCTTCAAAGTTTTTTTATTGGCCATCTAAAAAAAAGTTTCTTTCTTGGATAGGCTTCTCAATCGGGGAGGTGGCTTTTCTGGACGTTGGAACCGTTGGGCTCGTTAGTAGTTTTTTTAGAAGAGTCTCATTAatagttactccctccgtcctataatataagaacgtttttgacattaatgtagtgtcaaaaacattcttatattatgggacggagggagtagtttagtTGGTTATATGGGGAAATTACACAGGAGCACCTAGGTGCTCCACACATGCACATCTGTACCGTTGCAGATCATTTAGATTCGGACCGATCGAATTGAATGCGTGGTATTAAGCTTTGTATCCATGAAGTACTTGTCTAAAAACAACTCGTATATGCATGTGCTTTCCTACGAGCTGGCCTCACCTGTAAGACCGGTTTTGTTCCACTCGCCTGGCCCACTCTGCGTGTATTGAACTGCGGGCTGATATTTACGCCGCCTGTCCACTGTTCGTCTTCCTCATCCTCTTTCCGTTCCCCACTTCTTTTCTCTCAGATCTAAACTTGGCGAGCTCCCTGTTCCGTTCCGGCGACATGTGTGCCTCATCCTCGACCTCCCAGTCACTCGCGCCCTTCATCCAAGAGCAGGCTCCTCTCCCTCTCATCCGCTGCCATTGGTGCAACGACGACGACGTCCAGTGGTGGGTTTCTCAGACACCCAAGAACCGCGGAACACTTAAACAAGTGCGAGCATCACTAGGTTAGTcataacatcccaattttcaatttggatgttatacataggtcattatatgcatatcatattttatttgcttttGGTTGAGATCCTATAAATCTTaggcaactcaaggacccaaggagggagttggaggtttcacaaattttcatatttgaatatattttcaaatttgaagaaaggatcaatttgattttaaatattttctctccaattattttcaataataaaaataaaagagagaagataaaatgacttcttcaataagagaggaatattggagaagaatttttaaaatcaagttaattttttttgctattttatttgaattagaaaaatatgcatttttaaaaattgcattttaggccagatTTTTTTTCACTTTGTCCTAAATATTAGGTttggacggtgaaaattgtttctggtatttttagaattttttttatattttattaggatttttctttcGGGCGAAATGTATTTAAAAAAATTCGGACCGACcaggccgaaggcccagccgtcCCAATCCGCGCTGCCGCCTCGTCCCCGTGCTCGCGCCGGATTCCCGACGGAGTCCGGGTCGGAGCCGCCCCGCTTGCCCCTCCCGCAagccggcctcgccccctcctcctataaatgccgccgccaccgccccctcgcctcctcaccccgcgccgcagccgccgcctcccaccgcagccgcagccgccgccgctgaCGCCCGCGCCTTCTGCCGCTGCCGCCCGCCTCACCCGACGCCGCCGTTGACCCACCGCCCGTTTTGACTGGTATAAAACCGTTCGATTTTTCTCCGGTTCTTTCGGTTTTTTCGGTTAGTTAGTTAGATCGATTTTTTTAATTATTAGGTTAATTAGCGAGCGTTCTCTGTttagttcgttttaacgaacggatTCGTTCATTTAGTTATGTTAGCGAACCTTCGTTCGTTAGATTTTGTTTTTccgtttattttcggccagggacctatccacgaatacttttatcacagattagtccctgatcttcaaaccctcgcaactttttgctcgtttgtccaatccagtgaaaccaatgccaaaatcttcgtcttgttcccctctttccagataaccaacttgaacatgattttgacaactcgaacttcttttgatcgtagtttgagtttcgtagttccgattcgattgattctttttgcaaatcgaagctcttcagttgaactttcagtttggatcttttcccttgagttttacctttgcatactatgcttgagtgcttatgtatgctattgtttgtttgcgatagagttaccagagtgcgaagcgtgatactacgagtcactagggttttcagatcgtcagcaaggcaagtaacactttgatcatacccctttattacccaatttttatgcattagtttcaatcctcaaacattgcatgagtaggatctgattaacatgtgggtattgggaagtagttgatgaggtagaacctattgtttTTTACTTCAAACCCTGGTAGTTACTTCTgtgttatgcttatactgctatgctatgctcgtagacggggtttggtttgagtgattcatgacagatgtgagagattattgttaactaaggtttaacttaaggtgactactttaacacacatctggtggattggtttgtgggcacctggggtaATCCAGTGccgtccaaggagatcccggggtatccGTGTGATTTTCCTATGGTTTGctacccaggctcaaagggatcataaaaaatttcatgctagaaacttccgtgtgcagccataagacattatgggctctggcatagttgagtatgttgcgtgacctctttcagtggtaaactagcatatgtaggggatgtaggtggtacggtttacccgtcgaaagagttaatgcttctgaaagactgtgtctcggtcatccgtttctcaaacatcatgtagttcgagaaattcaacggaggagatcgagtcttgtggggaaaagtgcgcaaacctctgcagagtgtacaaactaatcatgattagccgtgtccccggttatggacatcttaaGTATTTGATGCTTGaattattatgttgatctcatcactttacttaattaatttgttgggttattgattattaattgggattgagatggggttaccattctcaatgttttcaacacactttgtagttaaataaaatatattcctttgctgtagggaaaaactagctttgcACAAAactgataaccatagagcctccaccagccatctATGCATATAGTTATAGCTGTTTCATGTTCATTGCTGtatagtgttattttgccagcatattccatgtgctgacctacacaggttgcaacatattatgttgcagagttttcaAACGAAGAGTAatgtgcgctaggtcgttgtcgtgcactcagctatgccgttggagttgatggactcatttaccttcgaagcttcagctgttatcttatttagatggccttaagccatattagtaataagttctcttttgagacattcgatgtaataagtgtgtgattgaaaccctgttataaatcctcgagtactgtgtgtgtcagcattaccaatccagggatgacacttatacacagagatttgaccatctgaggtcggatcgctacaagatggtatcagagcacacgctaactgtaggacgcgaccactaaGAAAAGCCATAGGACACTCTTCTgtactcatttctgactcttctccattttctactctatagatggcggacccaaggaacaagttttctcaaccggatgaagacgcaccttttggacgacacttgaaggaagccactagatacctgaacatcggaatacccaGT
This sequence is a window from Aegilops tauschii subsp. strangulata cultivar AL8/78 chromosome 7, Aet v6.0, whole genome shotgun sequence. Protein-coding genes within it:
- the LOC109780831 gene encoding uncharacterized protein, giving the protein MGSGLSHNHRSSVAPQQQPSSARVIAADGSLTEFATSSSSPVSVSDVLGPGNAGAGGPFFLCSSDALYFDEDVPALGGGELLRPGQIYFVLPQAMLGRPMSSADMAAMAVRASEALAARARPRGRGAGIRKVRVTPVHAGSGRGDVDAQVNAKLNERTLGEHSVKASGSPARIGKKAAVAAFPPAKKALKPLSTIQEDAE